The segment AAAAAGGGGGTTGGTGTTGGAGCACATCCCGGTTTTCCAGATTTATTAGGCTTTGGGCGTCGAAATATTAGTGTAACACCATGGGAAGTGAAAACGGATGTTCTCTACCAATTAGGTGCACTAGATGCATTTGTTAGAGTGGCAGGTGGTAAACTACAACATATATGTCCACATGGAAGTTTAGGTGATCTTTCCATGGTTGATACAGAATGTGCTGCGGCGATGCTTGAAGCAGTAATCGAATTTAATCCCTCATTAGTTATTGTTACACAAACTGGCGAATTAGAGCGACTTGCTAGAGAACAAGGAATGAAGGTGGCGAAGTTAATTTTTGCTGATCGTGCTTATAATGATGATGGTACATTAGTTTCAAGAAGAAATCCGAATGCTGTTCTCCATGATAAGGATATTGTGATTGAGCGCTGTGTTCGTATGGTGCTAGAAGGTAAAGTAACAACGATTACAGGAAAAGAAATAACAGTTGATGGTGAAAGTATTTTAATTCATGGTGATACAGTAGGCTCTTTAGCATTAGCACGAGATATAAAAGCTGCCTTAATCGACAAGGGTGTGGAAATAAAAAGATTAGCTGATTGGCTTTAAAATATAGAGGGCGTGTCTGAAAAGTTATTTAAAGACATGCTCTAGCTTAATAAGGCTCTTTTAAGAAGCAAGGTTTTATTATTTACTCACTTTCTATAAAAAAATATTATTTTTTATGAAAAAATATGATAAGATTATTTTCTGATTAGCAGCATAGTATGGTGAAAGTATCATAAAACTTTTTACTAATATAGGAAGCTTTTCTATGTTGAGAAAAAAATAAAACTTTTTTTAGAAAAAGTGTTGACCTTTTTTAGATAAGGGTATATTATTATACAAGTCGCCACGGTGACACGCTAAAACAAAGCAAAATATGAACCTTGAAAACTGAACAAGCAAAACGTAATCAATAAATTTTAGTAGCTTACTTTAGTAAGTGAACGAAATAAATTTGGACATCGAATGAAGATGAGATGCCAGCAAAACAATTTGAGCAAATCAAATTTCTTTTTATGGAGAGTTTGATCCTGGCTCAGGACGAACGCTGGCGGCGTGCCTAATACATGCAAGTCGAGCGAACAGAGGAGGAGCTTGCTCCTCTGACGTTAGCGGCGGACGGGTGAGTAACACGTGGGTAACCTACCCTGTAGTTGGGGATAACTCCGGGAAACCGGGGCTAATACCGAATGATACTTGGAAACACATGTTTCTGAGTTGAAAGATGGTTCTGCTATCGCTACAGGATGGACCCGCGGCGCATTAGCTAGTTGGTGAGGTAACGGCTCACCAAGGCGACGATGCGTAGCCGACCTGAGAGGGTGATCGGCCACACTGGGACTGAGACACGGCCCAGACTCCTACGGGAGGCAGCAGTAGGGAATCTTCCACAATGGGCGAAAGCCTGATGGAGCAACGCCGCGTGAGTGAAGAAGGTTTTCGGATCGTAAAACTCTGTTGTAAGGGAAGAACAAGTACAGTAGTAACTGGCTGTACCTTGACGGTACCTTATTAGAAAGCCACGGCTAACTACGTGCCAGCAGCCGCGGTAATACGTAGGTGGCAAGCGTTGTCCGGAATTATTGGGCGTAAAGCGCGCGCAGGCGGTCCTTTAAGTCTGATGTGAAAGCCCACGGCTCAACCGTGGAGGGTCATTGGAAACTGGGGGACTTGAGTGCAGAAGAGGAAAGTGGAATTCCAAGTGTAGCGGTGAAATGCGTAGAGATTTGGAGGAACACCAGTGGCGAAGGCGACTTTCTGGTCTGTAACTGACGCTGAGGCGCGAAAGCGTGGGGAGCAAACAGGATTAGATACCCTGGTAGTCCACGCCGTAAACGATGAGTGCTAAGTGTTAGGGGGTTTCCGCCCCTTAGTGCTGCAGCTAACGCATTAAGCACTCCGCCTGGGGAGTACGGTCGCAAGACTGAAACTCAAAGGAATTGACGGGGGCCCGCACAAGCGGTGGAGCATGTGGTTTAATTCGAAGCAACGCGAAGAACCTTACCAGGTCTTGACATCCCGTTGACCACTGTAGAGATATAGTTTCCCCTTCGGGGGCAACGGTGACAGGTGGTGCATGGTTGTCGTCAGCTCGTGTCGTGAGATGTTGGGTTAAGTCCCGCAACGAGCGCAACCCTTGATCTTAGTTGCCATCATTTAGTTGGGCACTCTAAGGTGACTGCCGGTGACAAACCGGAGGAAGGTGGGGATGACGTCAAATCATCATGCCCCTTATGACCTGGGCTACACACGTGCTACAATGGACGATACAAACGGTTGCCAACTCGCGAGAGGGAGCTAATCCGATAAAGTCGTTCTCAGTTCGGATTGTAGGCTGCAACTCGCCTACATGAAGCCGGAATCGCTAGTAATCGCGGATCAGCATGCCGCGGTGAATACGTTCCCGGGCCTTGTACACACCGCCCGTCACACCACGAGAGTTTGTAACACCCGAAGTCGGTGAGGTAACCTTTTGGAGCCAGCCGCCGAAGGTGGGATAGATGATTGGGGTGAAGTCGTAACAAGGTAGCCGTATCGGAAGGTGCGGCTGGATCACCTCCTTTCTAAGGATATTTTCGGAATACAAACCTTGGGTTTGTACGATTACGTTTTGCTGTTCAGTTTTGAAGGTTCATTCTTCTGAATGAAATACTTCAAAATCATGTACTCCTGTTATTCTCAACAATAGAAGCAGGTAGTAGCTTTGTTCTTTGAAAACTGGATAAAACGACATTGAAATTGTAACAAACACATTTATTTTTTAAGTTTTTTATAGGCTTAATAACATTGTAAAGGTTTCAAGACACGAGCAGTTCTAGGAAGCAAACGAGTGAAGCTGACAACGAAATGCGATGTGTATTGAAAGCTGACGGTTAAGTTATTAAGGGCGCACGGCGAATGCCTTGGCACTAGGAGCCGAAGAAGGACGGCACTAACACCGATATGCTTCGGGGAGCTGTAAGTGAGCTTTGATCCGGAGATTTCCGAATGGGGGAACCCACTACGTTTAATGGCGTAGTATCTTGACGTGAATACATAGCGTCTTGAAGGCAGACCCAGGGAACTGAAACATCTAAGTACCTGGAGGAAGAGAAAGAAAAATCGATTCCCTGAGTAGCGGCGAGCGAAACGGGAAGAGCCCAAACCAAGAGGCTTGCCTCTTGGGGTTGTAGGACACTCTATACGGAGTTACAAAAGAGCGAGTTAGATGAAGCGACTTGGAAAGGTCCGCCAGAGCAGGTAATAGCCCTGTAGTCGAAAGTTCGTTCTCTCCTGAGTGGATCCTGAGTACGGCGGAACACGTGAAATTCCGTCGGAATCCGGGAGGACCATCTCCCAAGGCTAAATACTACCTAGTGACCGATAGTGAACCAGTACCGTGAGGGAAAGGTGAAAAGCACCCCGGGAGGGGAGTGAAAGAGAACCTGAAACCGTGTGCCTACAAGTAGTTAGAGCCCGTTCATGGGTGATAGCGTGCCTTTTGTAGAATGAACCGGCGAGTTACGATTACGTGCAAGGTTAAGCTGTAGAAGGCGGAGCCGCAGCGAAAGCGAGTCTGAATAGGGCGAAGTAGTACGTGGTCGTAGACCCGAAACCAGGTGATCTACCCATGTCCAGGGTGAAGGTAAGGTAACACTTACTGGAGGCCCGAACCCACGCACGTTGAAAAGTGCGGGGATGAGGTGTGGGTAGCGGAGAAATTCCAATCGAACTTGGAGATAGCTGGTTCTCTCCGAAATAGCTTTAGGGCTAGCCTCGTGATGAGAATACTGGAGGTAGAGCACTGTTTGGACTAGGGGGCCATCCCGGTTTACCGAATTCAGACAAACTCCGAATGCCAGATATTTATACACGGGAGTCAGACTGCGAGTGATAAGATCCGTAGTCAAAAGGGAAACAGCCCAGACCACCAGCTAAGGTCCCAAAGTAATCGTTAAGTGGAAAAGGATGTGGCGTTGCACAGACAACCAGGATGTTGGCTTAGAAGCAGCCATCATTTAAAGAGTGCGTAATAGCTCACTGGTCGAGTGACGCTGCGCCGAAAATGTATCGGGGCTAAACGATTCACCGAAGCTGTGGATTGACATCTACGATGTCAGTGGTAGGAGAGCGTTCTAAGGGCGTTGAAGTCAGACCGGAAGGACTGGTGGAGCGCTTAGAAGTGAGAATGCCGGTATGAGTAGCGAAAGACGGGTGAGAATCCCGTCCACCGTATGACTAAGGTTTCCTGAGGAAGGCTCGTCCGCTCAGGGTTAGTCGGGACCTAAGCCGAGGCCGATAGGCGTAGGCGATGGACAACAGGTTGATATTCCTGTACCACCTCCTCACCGTTTGAGAAATGGGGGGACG is part of the Lysinibacillus sp. FSL K6-0232 genome and harbors:
- a CDS encoding LamB/YcsF family protein, translating into MGRVIDIISDLGEGFGLYEAADDASIIEIVSSASVACGFHAGDPRTMALAVNEAIKKGVGVGAHPGFPDLLGFGRRNISVTPWEVKTDVLYQLGALDAFVRVAGGKLQHICPHGSLGDLSMVDTECAAAMLEAVIEFNPSLVIVTQTGELERLAREQGMKVAKLIFADRAYNDDGTLVSRRNPNAVLHDKDIVIERCVRMVLEGKVTTITGKEITVDGESILIHGDTVGSLALARDIKAALIDKGVEIKRLADWL